In the genome of Aequorivita sp. H23M31, the window TACTCTATGTGTTCCGAGATTAATCATGGGCTCTATGGCAACGGTCATTCCTTCAATAAATTTTTTTCCACGGCCACGCCGACCATAATTGGGCATTTCAGGATCTTCGTGCATTTTTCTCCCAAGTCCGTGACCTACCAATTCCCGGACCACACCATAGCCCTCAGCTTCACAATAGTTTTGAATGGCATAACCTACATCGCCCACGCGATTTCCAGCCTTAAATTCGCGAATGCCAATGTATAGGGATTCTTTTGTTATCTGAAGAAGTTTTTCTAATTCGGGAGAGATTTCCCCTACAGCAAAGGTATAGGCATGATCGCCATAAAATCCGTTTTTGATCGAACCGCAGTCGATAGCGACAATATCCCCTTCTCTTAAGGGGACATCAGTTGGTAATCCGTGAACAACGGCCTCATTTACACTGGTTAATAGAGTGGAAGGACAATCATACAATCCCAAAAATCCCGGAAGAGCATCTTGTGCGCGGATATACTCCTCAGCCATTTTATTCAGCTTATTGGTGGTAATCCCTGGTTTTACTTCCTTTGCCAGCATCCCTAATGTTCTGGACACTACCAACGCACTTTCGCGCATCAGCTCAATTTCTTCTTTTGTTTTGGGTATAATCATACTTTATTATTTCAGAATGGGAGCCAGCCTTTTTTTTTTCTTTTTTCCTCTGGAAAGCTGGTCGTTTTTGTCTCCAACCAAAGTGAGGTATATTTCGCCCCAATCCTTCATTCCACCAAAGTTTCGATCGTCGATAAAGAGGTCTGCATGTATTTTTCTACTGTGCGAAGGATCAAATTCCTCCTCCGGAAAACTACTGTTAACGGCATAAAAGTTAATTCCATTTTTCTTGCAGAAATCCACAGCTTCTTCCAAAGCTCTTCCTTTTCTATAAGTCCAAAGAATAAGTCTATGTCCCTTTTCCTGAAGCTTTTTCAGCGTATCAAATGCGAACATGATAGGCTTCCCAATCTTGGGATATTGGTCTTCCACGATGGTGCCATCAAAGTCTACGGCAATTATAAGAGATTCGTATTTCATCATTGATTTTCAATCGGCAAAATTACGAAGAATTATTGCCCTTGCCAATCATTATTCCGAATAGGGATTTTTATAATCTTTTCCACTTAAAATGTCCAACATATCCTGTTCCACAGTATAAATGCTGTATTCTACAATGCGTCCCAACTCCTTGCCATCTCGGTAAAATATGATGGTAGGAACTTGGATTATATTTTTGTCATCTTCATAACCTTGTGGAGTAGTTTTTTCTTCGGAAACGGCATAAACCTGCATTTTGGATTCATCATAATTTAGTTCGTCCAGAATTTTGTACAAATGTGGAACATCACGGTGACTATCCTCACACCACGTTCCCATAAATAATGTGATGTCCACATCCTTTATCAATGGTTTCAATTTTTCAATAACTTCTTTATTGGGTGTATAATTTTTATAACCAGGATCGAACCAATCGCTAAATTCTTTCATTTCTAAACCCTGGCGGTCCGCTTTTCCTATGAGCATAATAGATTCTTCATAGGGTGTTGTTTCGTTTAGTTTTTCTGAATTTTCCGACTTCGAATCTTGACTAATCTCTTCTGCTATTTTATCAGATTTTTGTTTTTTGGAAGTGGAATTGCACCCAACCATGAGGATTGTGGCGAATATGAGGATGATATTTTTCATGTAAATTTTTCTGAATTATGTTATCCGCAGACCATTTAGAAAGAGCTGCGGACTTATATGAAAATTTATTTCAAAGTTTCTTTTAACCAATCATAGAATTGACGTTGCCATACCAATGCGTTCTGCGGTTTTAACACCCAGTGATTTTCCTCAGGGAAAAAGAGAAGTTTACTTTTAATTCCTCTAAGTTGTGCAGCCTGAAAAGCTTCCAGTCCCTGCTCAATAGGCACACGGAAATCTATTCCACCTTGAACAATCATTATTGGGGTGTCCCACTTATCTACATAATTAATGGGATTAAATTCGTTAAATGATTTTTGGGCAATTGCATTATCCTTTTCCCAATAAGCACCGCCCATATCGTGATTTACAAAAAATAATTCTTCAGTAGTTCCATACATAGAGCGAGTGTCAAATACACCATCGTGGGCAATAAATGTTTTAA includes:
- the map gene encoding type I methionyl aminopeptidase produces the protein MIIPKTKEEIELMRESALVVSRTLGMLAKEVKPGITTNKLNKMAEEYIRAQDALPGFLGLYDCPSTLLTSVNEAVVHGLPTDVPLREGDIVAIDCGSIKNGFYGDHAYTFAVGEISPELEKLLQITKESLYIGIREFKAGNRVGDVGYAIQNYCEAEGYGVVRELVGHGLGRKMHEDPEMPNYGRRGRGKKFIEGMTVAIEPMINLGTHRVKQLNDGWTIVTLDGKASAHFEHDVALVNGKPELLSTFDYIYEALGIKSDEEKEFRAD
- a CDS encoding BT0820 family HAD-type phosphatase, whose protein sequence is MMKYESLIIAVDFDGTIVEDQYPKIGKPIMFAFDTLKKLQEKGHRLILWTYRKGRALEEAVDFCKKNGINFYAVNSSFPEEEFDPSHSRKIHADLFIDDRNFGGMKDWGEIYLTLVGDKNDQLSRGKKKKKRLAPILK
- a CDS encoding thioredoxin family protein, whose protein sequence is MKNIILIFATILMVGCNSTSKKQKSDKIAEEISQDSKSENSEKLNETTPYEESIMLIGKADRQGLEMKEFSDWFDPGYKNYTPNKEVIEKLKPLIKDVDITLFMGTWCEDSHRDVPHLYKILDELNYDESKMQVYAVSEEKTTPQGYEDDKNIIQVPTIIFYRDGKELGRIVEYSIYTVEQDMLDILSGKDYKNPYSE